In the genome of Misgurnus anguillicaudatus chromosome 11, ASM2758022v2, whole genome shotgun sequence, one region contains:
- the cgasa gene encoding cyclic GMP-AMP synthase, which yields MNNQRGQRRPRATVPEQTTAKTQAKVNGRREEQRDSRNDGKHQPTGAAKDHGEKNGHTKKQMEKSGSQDKPATITSDTKLAPQRANGNRQSQKGVSSRDRDETSKTSEDPRAPDSRARKSAHNADHIGDKQDTKESLSKKKTDQRKFESEGKQHKDDAQEIAKSKQCKKETNPERSESQDKSATHPAPQQAHNKRQSQKQNDHSNRNGDDGSPERSTGAHQEKRRANTHNSDHTNSAGDAQKLETPRLVNDKLEKVLHATLDKLKIKKAERSKASSRVNEMTKTVIFHLKRKMTWCEDIESLTTGSYYENVKICEPDEFDVMLTIPVERVDIQRFNGSGAFYSVALKRLPNKHPLTRFLNDDRTIRASEMLNEFRDGVKEAMDLLSFRDKINVQRKKPKCPAVTMQINENGNQISIDFVLGLKVRGSWPVYTSNGFKIEDWLSKKVKADFKLKPYYLVPKYEGKGNADHDGVVAKDVWRISFSHVEKDIMKRHGHSKTCCESKEQKCCRKECLKLLKYLLSQLEKMYPEKMSKFCSYHAKTTLFHTCARKVEDSEWAYSRLANCFQELLGNFVESLRNQDLPNFFVPSQNLLHQDHVPKNNCEFLAKQIELQQNNTFPIFQDTRTPRSP from the exons ATGAACAATCAAAGAGGACAGAGACGCCCCCGTGCAACAGTTCCTGAACAGACTACTGCAAAAACTCAAGCAAAAGTCAATGGAAGACGTGAAGAGCAGAGAGATTCTCGCAATGATGGAAAACACCAACCTACAGGGGCCGCCAAGGACCATGGTGAAAAAAATGGACATACTAAAAAGCAGATGGAGAAGTCTGGAAGTCAAGACAAACCCGCCACAATCACGTCCGATACAAAACTCGCACCTCAACGAGCAAACGGCAATCGACAGAGTCAAAAAGGCGTTTCTAGCCGTGACAGAGATGAAACTTCAAAGACTTCGGAGGATCCGCGCGCACCTGACTCGAGAGCGCGTAAATCTGCCCATAATGCAGACCATATAGGCGATAAGCAAGACACAAAAGAAAGCTTGAGTAAAAAAAAGACCGATCAACGCAAGTTTGAAAGTGAAGGCAAACAGCACAAGGACGACGCACAAGAAATTGCAAAAAGTAAACAATGTAAAAAAGAGACAAATCCAGAGAGGAGTGAAAGTCAAGACAAATCTGCCACACACCCCGCACCGCAACAAGCACACAACAAGCGACAAAGTCAAAAGCAAAACGACCATTCCAATCGTAACGGAGATGATGGATCTCCGGAGCGCTCCACTGGCGCGCATCAGGAAAAACGCAGGGCAAATACGCACAACTCAGACCATACAAACAGCGCCGGTGACGCGCAAAAGCTAGAGACGCCACGTCTTGTCAACGATAAATTAGAAAAAGTCCTACATGCCACTCTTGACAAATTAAAGATCAAGAAAGCCGAGCGGTCTAAAGCATCCAGTCGAGTTAATGAGATGACAAAAACTGTAATTTTCCATCTGAAGCGAAAGATGACCTGGTGTGAAGATATCGAGTCCTTAACAACCGGAAGTTATTATGAAAACGTTAAA ATTTGTGAACCAGATGAATTTGATGTTATGCTGACCATTCCTGTGGAGAGGGTGGATATTCAGAGATTTAATGGGAGTGGGGCATTTTACAGTGTTGCACTGAAACGACTTCCAAATAAACATCCTCTGACCAGATTTCTAAACGATGATAGGACTATTCGGGCCAGCGAAATGCTAAATGAATTCAGAGATGGTGTTAAGGAGGCAATGGATTTACTTTCATTTAGAG ACAAAATTAACGTACAGCGCAAGAAGCCAAAGTGTCCTGCTGTGACAATGCAAATAAACGAAAACGGAAATCAAATTTCCATTGATTTTGTTCTTGGGCTTAAGGTTCGCGGCAGCTGGCCAGTTTATACAAGTAATGGGTTTAAAATAGAAGACTGgcttagtaaaaaagttaaaGCTGATTTTAAGCTCAAACCATACTACCTGGTACCCAAATATGAGGGCAAGGGAAATGCAGATCATGATGGAGTTGTTGCAAAGG ATGTCTGGCGAATCTCTTTTTCACATGTTGAAAAAGACATTATGAAACGGCACGGCCACTCCAAAACCTGCTGTGAGTCTAAAGAACAGAAATGCTGCAG AAAGGAATGTCTAAAGCTTCTAAAGTATCTTCTTAGTCAACTTGAAAAGATGTACCCAGAGAAGATGTCAAAGTTCTGTTCCTATCATGCAAAGACCACCTTGTTTCACACTTGTGCTAGAAAGGTAGAGGACAGCGAGTGGGCTTACAGTCGGCTGGCTAACTGCTTCCAGGAGCTTTTGGGCAACTTCGTTGAAAGCCTAAGAAACCAAGATCTTCCCAACTTTTTTGTCCCATCCCAAAACCTCTTACATCAAGACCATGTGCCTAAAAACAACTGTGAATTTCTTGCAAAGCAAATTGAATTGCAACAGAACAATACTTTCCCTATATTTCAGGATACCAGAACACCACGGTCACCTTGA